One part of the Caproiciproducens sp. CPB-2 genome encodes these proteins:
- the tilS gene encoding tRNA lysidine(34) synthetase TilS, protein MNSDILNIENKIQGVIVRWNMLPPGCTVVVGLSGGADSLALAHFLLKYGKPRHIHLIAAHINHGLRGKEADGDERFVSLWCGENGVGLKILRADVRALAAEKSEGLEECGRKVRYGFFKELAGENGKIATAHTLSDSTETVLMNLAKGAGTRGLRGIPPVRENIIRPLIGITRAEVEAYCAHYGLHYVTDSTNFEAEYERNKIRLGVIPVLREINPAFESAVFGMTGRLSEDDEYLNALARERLKAAVCPGGYRLETLRGLPGPLLSRAIAMGVEKVRRVRLESRHIEAVAKIVREGAGSATVAGRIQCTAQGNTLSIAAGSGPASFGEWSVPFSAPKTVLPDGRTLNVVKLTEKELEKCHKFNKLLFNNLINYDTISSTISVRNRRSGDTFRPAGRGVTKSLKKLFNEGAVAPSLRGKIAMLESGGEILWIEGFGVSQRACVTEGTHNIAEIIIKEFET, encoded by the coding sequence GTGAACAGTGACATTTTAAATATTGAAAATAAGATTCAAGGAGTAATCGTCAGGTGGAACATGCTGCCCCCGGGCTGTACCGTTGTGGTCGGCCTTTCCGGCGGCGCGGATTCCCTGGCGCTTGCTCATTTTCTTTTAAAATATGGGAAACCCCGTCATATTCATCTGATCGCGGCGCATATTAACCATGGGCTGCGCGGAAAAGAAGCCGACGGCGACGAGCGCTTTGTTTCCCTGTGGTGCGGGGAAAATGGAGTCGGGCTGAAAATTCTGCGCGCCGATGTGCGCGCTCTGGCCGCGGAGAAATCCGAGGGCCTTGAGGAGTGCGGGCGCAAGGTGCGCTACGGATTTTTCAAAGAACTTGCCGGCGAAAACGGGAAAATCGCAACGGCCCACACGCTGTCCGACAGCACCGAGACCGTTCTGATGAACCTGGCAAAGGGCGCGGGGACGCGCGGCCTGCGCGGAATCCCGCCGGTGCGGGAAAATATTATCCGCCCGCTGATCGGCATTACGCGCGCCGAGGTGGAAGCCTACTGTGCGCATTACGGCCTGCATTATGTGACGGACAGCACGAATTTTGAAGCGGAGTATGAGCGCAATAAAATCAGGCTCGGCGTCATCCCTGTTCTGCGCGAAATCAATCCCGCCTTTGAGTCGGCGGTTTTCGGAATGACCGGCCGTCTGAGCGAGGACGACGAATATCTGAACGCGCTTGCGCGCGAACGGCTAAAAGCAGCCGTCTGCCCCGGCGGGTACCGCCTGGAAACGCTGCGCGGGCTGCCCGGTCCGCTGCTTTCGCGGGCAATCGCCATGGGTGTGGAAAAGGTGCGCAGGGTAAGGCTGGAAAGCCGCCATATTGAGGCCGTCGCCAAAATTGTGCGCGAAGGCGCCGGTTCCGCAACCGTTGCGGGAAGAATACAATGCACCGCACAGGGCAATACTCTTTCTATTGCCGCCGGAAGCGGCCCGGCTTCTTTTGGGGAGTGGAGCGTACCTTTCAGCGCCCCAAAAACCGTTTTGCCGGACGGAAGAACACTCAACGTCGTAAAACTGACCGAAAAAGAATTGGAAAAATGCCACAAATTTAATAAATTGTTATTTAATAATCTAATTAACTATGATACAATATCTAGTACTATCTCTGTTAGGAACAGACGGAGCGGCGACACTTTCCGTCCTGCCGGACGCGGTGTCACAAAGAGCCTCAAAAAGCTTTTCAACGAAGGGGCAGTTGCGCCGTCTCTGCGCGGTAAAATTGCAATGCTTGAAAGCGGCGGGGAAATTCTCTGGATAGAGGGTTTTGGTGTTTCACAGCGCGCCTGTGTCACCGAGGGCACTCACAATATAGCGGAAATAATAATTAAGGAGTTCGAAACATGA
- the dnaB gene encoding replicative DNA helicase — protein sequence MDEMVTGGYSALNLPFSPEAEQSVLGAVLLDSSCLDRVAEILPRPEYFYQTNNSLIYSAMLEMFTMAQPVDFVTLLERLKGTPGFDEASGKTYLLQLAQLVPSISNVESYARIVRDKYDVRTLITASRDIIEEASSGAADAATLLDSAEQRIFDIRRGKNMQGLQRLDEIIVQTFDRLDLLNSPDADLYKGVPTGIKELDDTITGLNRTDFILLGARPGMGKTSFALNIARHAAVKANKRVAFFSLEMSKEQLASRLLSTEALVGGTKLRTGKLSEDEWIRIIEAGDVLSKTQFYIDDNPSITVGEMKAKLRRLRDVDLVVVDYLQLMTAAGKTDNRVQEISAITRNMKIMAKELNVPVLMLSQLARDSEKRTNHRPVLSDLRDSGSIEQDADIVLFLYREDYYQDAETPNENADRNSGECIVAKNRHGETKTIPLHWQGEFMRFTAQEVVRSEQ from the coding sequence ATGGATGAGATGGTAACGGGCGGCTACAGCGCGCTGAATCTGCCGTTCAGCCCCGAAGCGGAGCAGTCCGTTCTGGGCGCCGTCCTTCTGGATTCCTCCTGTCTGGACCGCGTCGCGGAGATTCTTCCGAGGCCGGAATATTTTTATCAGACAAACAACAGCCTGATTTATTCCGCCATGCTGGAGATGTTCACCATGGCCCAGCCGGTGGATTTCGTTACCCTTCTGGAACGGCTGAAGGGAACGCCGGGCTTTGACGAGGCAAGCGGAAAGACCTATCTGCTCCAGCTTGCGCAGCTCGTTCCCTCCATTTCCAATGTGGAATCCTATGCCCGTATCGTGCGGGACAAATATGATGTGCGAACCCTGATCACCGCTTCGCGCGATATCATCGAGGAGGCTTCCTCCGGCGCGGCCGACGCGGCCACTCTGCTCGATTCCGCGGAGCAGCGCATTTTTGATATCCGGCGCGGCAAAAATATGCAGGGGCTGCAGCGTCTGGACGAAATCATCGTGCAGACCTTCGACCGGCTCGATCTGCTGAATTCCCCGGACGCCGATCTGTATAAAGGCGTGCCGACCGGTATTAAGGAGCTGGACGACACCATCACCGGTTTGAACCGCACCGACTTCATTCTGCTCGGCGCGCGTCCCGGCATGGGAAAGACCAGCTTCGCGCTGAATATCGCGCGGCACGCGGCTGTAAAGGCGAACAAGCGGGTCGCGTTCTTCTCGCTGGAAATGAGCAAGGAACAGCTGGCGTCGCGCCTGCTGTCCACCGAGGCTCTGGTCGGGGGCACCAAGCTGCGTACCGGGAAATTAAGCGAGGATGAATGGATCCGCATTATTGAGGCGGGCGACGTCCTTTCCAAAACCCAGTTTTATATCGACGACAACCCGTCCATTACGGTGGGCGAAATGAAGGCCAAACTCAGACGGCTCAGGGATGTCGATCTGGTGGTAGTCGACTATTTGCAGCTGATGACCGCCGCCGGCAAAACCGACAACCGTGTTCAGGAAATTTCGGCCATTACCCGTAATATGAAGATCATGGCGAAGGAGCTGAACGTGCCGGTGCTGATGCTTTCGCAGCTGGCCCGTGACAGCGAAAAGCGCACCAACCACCGCCCGGTTCTGTCCGACCTGCGTGATTCCGGTTCCATTGAGCAGGACGCGGACATCGTTCTGTTTTTGTACCGCGAGGACTACTATCAGGACGCGGAAACGCCGAATGAAAACGCCGACCGCAACAGCGGGGAATGCATTGTCGCCAAAAACCGCCACGGGGAAACGAAGACGATCCCTCTGCACTGGCAGGGTGAGTTCATGCGCTTTACGGCGCAGGAGGTTGTCCGCAGTGAACAGTGA
- the rplI gene encoding 50S ribosomal protein L9: MKVVLLEDLKGTGKKGDLVNVSDGYARNFLFPRKLAKEANAQAMNELKNAAEAKAFKIQSEIDAAKQTAEKINEKSVKLYAKAGQGGKIFGSVTAKEIAEELKKAYHVDIDKRKIVLDADIKAFGTYECEIKLYNGITAKVFAVIGEKES, translated from the coding sequence ATGAAGGTAGTTCTGCTTGAAGACCTGAAAGGGACCGGCAAAAAAGGGGATCTGGTCAATGTCAGCGACGGCTATGCCCGCAACTTTCTGTTTCCCCGCAAGCTGGCCAAAGAGGCGAACGCCCAGGCGATGAACGAACTGAAAAACGCCGCGGAAGCGAAGGCTTTTAAAATTCAGTCGGAAATAGACGCCGCGAAACAGACCGCGGAGAAAATCAATGAAAAAAGCGTGAAGCTTTACGCGAAAGCGGGGCAGGGCGGTAAGATTTTCGGTTCCGTCACCGCGAAGGAAATTGCGGAAGAGCTCAAAAAGGCCTATCATGTAGATATTGACAAGCGCAAGATTGTTCTGGACGCCGACATTAAAGCGTTCGGCACCTATGAATGTGAAATCAAGCTTTACAACGGAATTACCGCTAAGGTTTTCGCTGTCATCGGCGAAAAGGAATCATGA
- a CDS encoding DHH family phosphoesterase, whose amino-acid sequence MKRKVWVSSPVFFVITAVMLIMAGVSYFYSHILFAVEMTFSIGSVIAVILSTERFKAHVATAVKSAQKILSGEEYRALQEFTMPVAVIGEEGDIIWVNNAFAEKVSVKRECRGENILKFIYPKTIRQIITESGTDITVENRQYTVFAAKTEYGSVVYFVDDTYYKEINREYIERRPVVALASFDNREELARDSSGSEDSRIASEVEGALITWAQSMGGFLKRLSGGRYLVLTDEAHTRDAMEKRFQILDTIRGIKAGERRSATVSIGVGRGAESLSECEEWARKALDMALGRGGDQVAVKQKDDTYEFFGGLSKGVEKRDKVRTRVIAATLTDHIKNSDNVLIMGHKFSDLDSVGAAVGMWSAVTKALKKPAFVVINRSQSLASPLIASMEASGAGNGKVFISPMEALSMATPKSLLIVVDTHSPEFVESAELLNAVSRVVIIDHHRMMVKHIENALVFYHEPYASSASEMVAELVQYIGENTLTQTEAEALLSGIMLDTKNFVLKTGVRTFEAAAYLRRRGADTVEVKRMFSDTIDTYKAKYQIVSGAEIFGDCAIASADHEFPDIRITSAQAADELLSIQGVNASFVLFPTGNNVVNVSARSLGEINVQLIMEALGGGGHLTMAGAQLTGVTVWQAREKLIAVLQDTMAKAMQ is encoded by the coding sequence TTGAAGAGAAAAGTATGGGTGTCTTCGCCGGTATTCTTTGTCATCACAGCGGTTATGCTCATTATGGCCGGCGTCAGCTATTTTTACAGCCATATTCTGTTTGCCGTCGAGATGACATTTTCCATCGGCTCCGTCATTGCCGTCATCCTTTCCACGGAACGTTTCAAGGCGCATGTAGCCACCGCGGTGAAAAGCGCTCAGAAAATTCTGTCCGGAGAGGAGTACCGCGCGCTGCAGGAATTCACGATGCCGGTTGCGGTGATTGGCGAGGAAGGGGACATCATCTGGGTCAATAACGCCTTCGCGGAAAAAGTCAGCGTCAAGCGCGAATGCCGCGGGGAAAATATTTTAAAGTTCATTTACCCGAAAACGATCCGCCAGATTATCACCGAAAGCGGAACGGATATTACCGTAGAGAACAGGCAGTACACCGTCTTTGCCGCAAAAACGGAATACGGCAGTGTGGTCTATTTTGTGGACGACACCTATTACAAGGAAATCAACCGTGAATATATCGAACGCCGCCCGGTTGTCGCGCTGGCAAGCTTCGACAACCGGGAGGAGCTCGCCCGCGATTCCAGCGGCAGCGAGGATTCCCGCATCGCGTCGGAGGTGGAGGGCGCGCTGATTACCTGGGCGCAGAGCATGGGCGGCTTTCTCAAGCGGCTGAGCGGCGGACGCTATCTGGTTCTGACCGACGAAGCCCACACCCGGGACGCCATGGAAAAGCGCTTTCAGATTCTGGACACTATCCGCGGGATCAAAGCGGGGGAAAGGCGCAGCGCCACGGTTTCCATCGGTGTGGGGCGCGGCGCGGAATCCCTGTCGGAGTGTGAGGAGTGGGCGCGCAAAGCGCTCGACATGGCGCTGGGCCGCGGCGGAGATCAGGTGGCCGTCAAACAAAAGGACGATACATACGAGTTCTTCGGCGGCCTTTCCAAAGGGGTGGAAAAACGCGACAAGGTGCGTACCCGGGTCATCGCCGCAACCCTTACCGACCATATTAAAAACAGCGACAACGTTCTGATTATGGGTCATAAATTTTCCGATCTGGACAGTGTGGGCGCGGCTGTGGGCATGTGGAGCGCGGTGACGAAGGCGCTGAAAAAGCCCGCCTTTGTCGTGATCAACCGTTCGCAGAGCCTTGCGTCCCCGCTGATCGCGTCCATGGAAGCCTCGGGCGCGGGCAACGGAAAAGTCTTTATTTCTCCCATGGAAGCGCTGTCCATGGCGACGCCGAAATCGCTGCTGATCGTTGTGGATACCCACTCCCCGGAATTCGTGGAAAGCGCGGAGCTTTTAAACGCGGTTTCCCGGGTGGTCATTATCGACCACCACCGCATGATGGTCAAGCATATCGAAAACGCGCTCGTTTTCTATCACGAGCCTTACGCAAGCTCCGCCTCCGAAATGGTGGCCGAGCTTGTCCAGTATATCGGTGAAAACACGCTCACGCAGACCGAGGCCGAGGCGCTGCTTTCGGGCATTATGCTCGACACCAAGAATTTCGTGCTCAAAACCGGTGTCCGCACCTTTGAGGCGGCGGCCTATCTTCGCCGGCGCGGCGCGGATACGGTGGAAGTAAAACGCATGTTTTCCGATACGATCGACACCTATAAGGCAAAGTATCAGATCGTTTCCGGCGCGGAGATTTTCGGCGACTGCGCAATCGCTTCCGCCGATCATGAATTTCCGGATATCCGCATCACCTCGGCGCAGGCGGCGGACGAGCTTCTGTCCATTCAGGGCGTGAACGCCTCGTTCGTGCTGTTCCCGACCGGAAATAACGTGGTGAATGTTTCCGCCCGCTCGCTGGGCGAAATCAACGTACAGCTGATCATGGAGGCTCTGGGGGGCGGCGGCCATCTGACGATGGCGGGCGCGCAGCTCACCGGCGTTACGGTCTGGCAGGCACGCGAAAAGCTGATCGCCGTTTTACAGGACACCATGGCAAAGGCGATGCAATAA
- a CDS encoding ribonuclease J, producing MSEKNQTNSAEPKEPKESAEKRRGASGEGRSSLYQKVVPPQRPARRPEPAAKKKPQKPADQVIGGEAVPVKEPAAQPAKPRRRRQPQKQAQQSPSKAPQVLAQLTRQKSAQQKKTSQRQQGKRGRQGQQKPSIKAYFLGGLNEIGKNFTLFECEDDMMIVDCGMAFPDGDMLGVDLVLPDFTFVERNADKIRGIVLTHGHEDHIGAMPYLLKKINLPVYGTPLTLGLVEGKLKEHGLSNKAKLNVVHPGSQIKLGCMTVELIHVNHSIPDSVALAIHSPAGTIVHTGDFKIDCTPAQGDMIDLGRFAQLGQEGVLALFADSTNAERPGYTMSESKVNDSFERLFKQAENSRIIIATFASNISRVQQIINCAVKYGRKVALSGRSMLNVMGIGVEMGYLEVPDGVLIDLDLINRYPKDKIVLVTTGSQGEPMSALTRMAFADHRKVEVGPGDFIIISARPIPGNEKTVGTVIDELMKRGCQVVYESMYEVHVSGHACQEELKLMQGITKPKFFIPVHGEQKHLRKHAGLAYAMGKNAADVFIGDIGDVLELNQDYMKKLSSVPAGRVLVDGLGVGDVGSIVLRDRKHLAEDGLIVVVCTISQGDGHIVSGPDVVSRGFVYVRESEPLIDEAKVLVNSVLENCLENKIHDWGTLKTKIKDELSRMLYDRTKRSPMILPIIMEV from the coding sequence GTGTCAGAAAAAAATCAAACAAATTCCGCGGAGCCAAAGGAGCCAAAGGAGAGCGCAGAAAAGCGCCGCGGCGCTTCGGGCGAGGGCCGCTCTTCTCTTTATCAAAAGGTGGTACCGCCGCAAAGACCGGCACGCAGGCCGGAACCGGCGGCGAAGAAGAAGCCGCAGAAGCCTGCGGACCAGGTCATCGGCGGGGAGGCCGTTCCGGTAAAGGAGCCCGCCGCCCAGCCCGCAAAACCCAGACGGAGACGCCAGCCGCAGAAGCAGGCCCAGCAGAGCCCGTCAAAGGCCCCTCAGGTACTGGCGCAGCTTACCAGGCAGAAATCGGCGCAGCAAAAAAAGACAAGCCAGCGCCAGCAGGGTAAACGGGGCAGGCAGGGCCAGCAAAAGCCGTCGATCAAAGCGTATTTCCTCGGCGGATTAAATGAGATCGGAAAGAATTTCACACTGTTTGAATGTGAAGACGATATGATGATCGTCGACTGCGGCATGGCTTTCCCGGACGGGGATATGCTCGGCGTCGATCTGGTTTTGCCTGATTTCACTTTTGTGGAACGCAACGCCGATAAAATCCGCGGGATCGTGCTGACCCACGGCCACGAAGACCATATCGGAGCGATGCCCTATCTGCTGAAAAAAATAAATCTGCCCGTTTACGGCACTCCGCTGACCCTCGGCCTTGTGGAAGGCAAGCTGAAGGAGCACGGGCTGTCCAATAAGGCGAAGCTGAACGTCGTCCACCCGGGCAGTCAGATCAAGCTCGGCTGCATGACGGTCGAACTGATCCATGTCAACCACTCCATACCGGATTCGGTTGCTTTGGCGATCCATTCCCCGGCGGGCACGATTGTCCATACCGGAGACTTTAAAATCGACTGCACCCCGGCGCAGGGGGACATGATCGACCTCGGCCGTTTTGCCCAGCTTGGGCAGGAGGGCGTTCTGGCTCTGTTCGCGGATTCCACAAACGCCGAAAGGCCCGGCTACACCATGTCGGAGAGCAAGGTGAACGATTCCTTTGAACGCCTGTTCAAGCAGGCGGAAAACAGCCGGATCATCATTGCCACCTTTGCTTCCAATATCAGCCGCGTACAGCAGATCATCAACTGCGCGGTCAAGTACGGGCGCAAGGTCGCCCTTTCCGGACGCAGCATGCTCAACGTGATGGGCATCGGCGTGGAGATGGGGTATCTGGAGGTTCCCGACGGGGTGCTGATCGACCTTGACCTGATCAACCGGTATCCGAAGGATAAGATCGTTCTGGTTACCACGGGCAGCCAGGGCGAGCCGATGAGCGCGCTGACCCGCATGGCTTTTGCCGACCACCGCAAGGTGGAGGTGGGCCCCGGGGACTTTATCATCATTTCCGCGCGGCCGATTCCCGGCAACGAGAAGACGGTCGGCACGGTGATCGACGAGCTGATGAAGCGCGGCTGCCAGGTGGTCTACGAATCCATGTACGAGGTGCATGTTTCCGGCCACGCCTGTCAGGAAGAGCTGAAGCTGATGCAGGGGATTACCAAACCGAAATTTTTCATTCCCGTTCACGGCGAGCAGAAACACCTGCGCAAGCACGCGGGCCTGGCCTACGCCATGGGCAAGAATGCCGCGGACGTGTTTATCGGCGATATCGGCGACGTTCTGGAGCTGAATCAGGATTATATGAAAAAGCTTTCCTCCGTTCCGGCCGGCAGGGTGCTGGTGGACGGCCTTGGCGTCGGGGATGTGGGCAGCATCGTGCTGCGCGACCGCAAGCATCTGGCCGAAGACGGCCTGATCGTGGTGGTCTGCACCATTTCTCAGGGCGACGGGCATATTGTTTCCGGGCCGGACGTTGTTTCCCGCGGATTTGTCTATGTGCGCGAATCCGAACCATTGATTGACGAGGCGAAGGTACTGGTCAATTCCGTACTCGAGAACTGCCTTGAAAATAAGATCCATGACTGGGGCACGCTCAAGACCAAAATCAAGGATGAGCTTTCCCGCATGCTCTATGACCGTACAAAACGCAGTCCGATGATCCTTCCGATTATTATGGAAGTTTAG
- the rnhA gene encoding ribonuclease HI, translating into MKQVEIYTDGACSGNPGPGGWGAVLRYNGVEKEISGGAADTTNNRMELTGVIEALRLLKEPCEVILCSDSKYVCDAISKGWAKSWRKNGWRKGDKKPALNPDLWEALLVLLEKHRVTVQWIKGHAGHPENERCDRLAVAAIEKFK; encoded by the coding sequence ATGAAACAGGTTGAAATCTATACCGACGGCGCCTGCAGCGGAAATCCGGGCCCGGGCGGCTGGGGAGCCGTGCTTCGGTACAACGGCGTCGAAAAGGAAATCAGCGGCGGTGCGGCCGACACGACCAACAACCGGATGGAGCTGACCGGGGTGATTGAAGCGCTCCGTCTGTTAAAGGAACCCTGCGAGGTGATCCTGTGCAGCGATTCCAAGTATGTCTGCGACGCGATCAGTAAGGGATGGGCAAAAAGCTGGCGAAAAAACGGCTGGCGCAAGGGCGACAAAAAGCCCGCTCTCAATCCGGACCTGTGGGAAGCGCTGCTGGTGCTTCTCGAAAAGCACCGGGTGACCGTCCAGTGGATTAAGGGACACGCCGGCCATCCGGAAAACGAGCGCTGCGACCGGCTTGCCGTAGCCGCAATAGAAAAATTCAAATAA
- the nifS gene encoding cysteine desulfurase NifS has translation MARFVYADNAATTPVSKSVLEAMEPFYTQYYGNPSSLYSVGRTAKKPLEQARETVAQCLGALPNEIFFTSGGSEGDNWALKGVAHEQAKKGKKHIITSKFEHHAILHSCEALEKEGFEVTYLDVHSDGLVRPEELEAAIRDDTAIVSIMYANNEIGTIQPIAEIGAICKKHGVIFHTDAVQAVGNLHIDVKEQNIDLLSLSGHKFHAPKGVGALYIRNGIKMPNLIDGGAQERGRRAGTENVAGIVGLSVALKEACANIDERAERLTKMRDRLIDELLKIDRSHINGDRVKRLPGNINMCFEGIEGESLLLRLDLNGICASSGSACTSGSLDPSHVLLAIGLPHEIAHGSLRITFSEQNTEEDVDYILEVLPKIIEYLRSMSPLWEEIISGQKSYSQNIF, from the coding sequence ATGGCACGTTTTGTTTACGCGGACAACGCCGCGACGACTCCCGTTTCCAAATCTGTTCTGGAAGCGATGGAGCCTTTCTATACCCAGTATTATGGAAATCCCTCCAGTTTGTATTCTGTGGGACGGACGGCAAAAAAGCCGCTTGAGCAGGCGCGGGAGACCGTCGCCCAGTGCTTAGGCGCATTGCCGAATGAAATCTTTTTCACGTCCGGCGGCAGCGAAGGCGACAACTGGGCGCTGAAGGGCGTTGCCCACGAGCAGGCGAAAAAAGGCAAGAAACATATTATCACTTCCAAGTTTGAGCATCACGCGATCCTCCACTCCTGCGAAGCGCTGGAGAAAGAGGGTTTTGAGGTCACCTATCTGGACGTTCACAGCGACGGCCTTGTCAGGCCGGAAGAGCTGGAAGCGGCCATCCGTGACGATACCGCGATCGTTTCCATTATGTACGCGAACAACGAAATCGGCACCATCCAGCCGATTGCCGAAATCGGGGCCATCTGCAAAAAGCACGGCGTGATTTTTCATACCGACGCGGTGCAGGCAGTGGGCAACCTCCACATCGATGTGAAGGAGCAGAATATCGACCTGCTGTCTCTTTCCGGCCATAAATTTCATGCGCCGAAGGGCGTCGGCGCGCTGTATATCCGCAACGGCATCAAAATGCCGAACCTGATCGACGGCGGCGCGCAGGAACGCGGCCGCAGAGCCGGGACGGAAAACGTCGCCGGAATCGTGGGCCTGAGCGTCGCGCTGAAAGAGGCCTGCGCAAACATCGACGAGCGCGCCGAACGCCTCACAAAGATGCGGGACAGGCTGATCGACGAGCTGCTGAAAATCGACCGTTCCCACATCAACGGCGACCGGGTAAAACGTCTGCCGGGCAATATCAACATGTGCTTTGAGGGCATTGAGGGCGAATCGCTTCTGTTAAGGCTTGACCTGAACGGAATCTGCGCTTCCTCCGGTTCGGCCTGCACCTCCGGTTCCCTCGACCCAAGCCACGTGCTGCTGGCGATCGGCCTTCCCCATGAGATTGCCCACGGTTCCCTGAGAATCACCTTCAGCGAACAGAACACGGAGGAAGACGTTGATTATATTTTGGAGGTGCTTCCGAAAATCATAGAGTATCTCCGTTCCATGTCCCCGCTGTGGGAGGAAATCATCTCCGGACAGAAGTCCTATTCTCAGAACATTTTTTAA
- the nifU gene encoding Fe-S cluster assembly scaffold protein NifU — MAYSEKVMDHFANPRNVGEIPDASGVGEVGNPKCGDIMRMYIKVDGDVISDVKFKTFGCGAAIATSSMATELIKGKKIEDALKLTNRAVMEALDGLPPVKVHCSVLAEQAIKAAVADYYKKKGIDPGPLVGEIPECESCACDLH; from the coding sequence ATGGCATACAGCGAAAAAGTGATGGACCACTTTGCAAATCCGCGCAATGTCGGTGAAATTCCGGACGCAAGCGGCGTCGGCGAAGTCGGCAACCCGAAGTGCGGGGATATCATGAGGATGTACATTAAGGTTGACGGCGACGTCATTTCGGACGTAAAGTTCAAGACCTTCGGATGCGGCGCCGCGATCGCGACCAGCTCCATGGCGACCGAGCTGATTAAGGGAAAAAAGATCGAGGACGCCTTAAAGCTGACAAACAGAGCGGTCATGGAAGCGCTGGACGGCCTTCCGCCGGTCAAGGTGCACTGCTCCGTATTGGCCGAACAGGCAATTAAAGCCGCTGTCGCGGACTATTACAAAAAGAAAGGGATTGACCCCGGCCCGCTGGTCGGCGAGATTCCGGAATGTGAGTCCTGCGCCTGCGACCTGCACTAA
- a CDS encoding alpha/beta fold hydrolase, whose translation MGYYVSVEQNVNIYVEDLNPAGNKTILFVHGWPGNHNLFEYQLNQLPKLGYRCVAIDCRGFGMSDKPWSGYDYNRLADDVRAVIDAFQLKDITLGGHSTGGAICIRYMARHNGYGVSKLALFAAAAPSLIQRPYFPNGLKEQAVLDIIQGTYTDRPKMLRDFGNMIFFHRVGIPLSDWIFQLGLQAASWSTAAIANTWIKEVLFDDMAKINVPTLILHGLNDRVCLYPLAVAQNQGIRNSKLVPFNQCGHFLFYDQMEQFNKELIAFTKD comes from the coding sequence GTGGGGTATTACGTATCGGTAGAGCAGAACGTCAATATTTACGTTGAAGATTTAAACCCGGCCGGGAATAAAACCATTCTGTTTGTTCACGGCTGGCCCGGAAATCATAATCTGTTTGAATACCAGTTGAACCAGCTTCCCAAGCTGGGGTACCGCTGTGTGGCCATCGACTGCCGGGGCTTCGGAATGTCCGACAAGCCCTGGAGCGGGTACGACTATAACCGGCTGGCCGACGACGTACGCGCCGTGATCGATGCTTTCCAGCTGAAAGACATTACGCTGGGAGGGCATTCCACGGGCGGAGCGATCTGTATCCGCTATATGGCCAGGCACAACGGGTACGGCGTGTCAAAGCTGGCTCTTTTTGCCGCGGCCGCGCCCAGTCTCATTCAGCGGCCCTATTTCCCGAATGGGCTGAAGGAACAGGCCGTGCTGGATATCATTCAGGGTACTTACACGGACCGTCCTAAGATGCTGCGGGATTTTGGGAATATGATCTTTTTCCACCGCGTCGGCATTCCGCTGTCCGACTGGATTTTCCAGCTGGGGCTGCAGGCTGCGAGCTGGTCGACCGCTGCCATCGCAAATACGTGGATCAAAGAGGTTTTGTTCGACGACATGGCGAAGATCAACGTTCCGACCCTGATTTTACACGGCCTGAACGACCGGGTCTGTCTGTATCCGCTGGCCGTCGCGCAGAATCAGGGGATCCGGAATTCAAAGCTGGTTCCTTTTAACCAGTGCGGTCATTTCCTTTTCTACGATCAGATGGAGCAGTTCAATAAAGAATTGATCGCCTTTACAAAGGATTGA